From Streptomyces sp. Edi4, one genomic window encodes:
- the kdpB gene encoding potassium-transporting ATPase subunit KdpB encodes MSTITPTPTRAPHEETPAGQGPAGRVGGGQFDARALWTSLPDAVRKLDPRVMVKSPVMFVVLIGSLVTTALALKDPTDWFGWAITVWLWLTTVFANLAEAVAEGRGKAQADTLRRAKTDTVARRLTGADEERVPGTELRVGDLVVCEAGDVIPGDGDVVEGVASVDESAITGESAPVIRESGGDRSAVTGGTKVLSDRVVIKITTKPGETFIDRMIALVEGAARQKTPNEIALNILLASLTIVFLLAVVTLQPFAVYAGAEQSMIVLAALLVCLIPTTIGALLSAIGIAGMDRLVQRNVLAMSGRAVEAAGDVSTLLLDKTGTITLGNRQAARFVPVEGATEAELADAAQLSSLADETPEGRSVVVLAKERYGLRERHQGELQHAEWIAFTAQTRMSGVDVDGRKTRKGAAGSVMAWVKERGGHVAEDAGLLADAISEAGGTPLLVAVEDARGARVLGVIHLKDVVKEGMRERFDELRRMGIRTVMITGDNPLTARAIAEEAGVDDFLAEATPEDKMALIKREQAGGRLVAMTGDGTNDAPALAQADVGVAMNTGTSAAKEAGNMVDLDSNPTKLIEIVEIGKQLLITRGALTTFSIANDVAKYFAIIPAMFAVVYPGLDKLNIMGLHSPESAILSAVIFNALIIIALVPLALRGVRYQPTSADRMLRRNLSIYGIGGLVAPFVGIKLIDMIITLIPGIG; translated from the coding sequence ATGAGCACCATCACCCCCACCCCCACCCGCGCCCCGCACGAGGAGACTCCGGCCGGTCAGGGCCCGGCCGGGCGCGTCGGCGGGGGGCAGTTCGACGCCCGCGCCCTCTGGACCTCCCTGCCCGACGCGGTGCGCAAGCTCGATCCCCGCGTCATGGTCAAGTCGCCTGTCATGTTCGTGGTCCTCATCGGGTCCCTCGTCACGACGGCGCTGGCCCTCAAGGACCCCACGGACTGGTTCGGCTGGGCGATCACCGTCTGGCTGTGGCTGACGACGGTCTTCGCCAACCTCGCCGAGGCGGTGGCCGAGGGGCGCGGCAAGGCGCAGGCCGACACCCTGCGCAGGGCCAAGACCGACACCGTCGCCCGCCGTCTGACCGGTGCCGACGAGGAGCGCGTCCCCGGTACGGAGCTGCGCGTCGGGGACCTGGTGGTCTGCGAGGCCGGGGACGTCATCCCCGGGGACGGAGACGTGGTCGAAGGCGTCGCCTCGGTCGACGAATCGGCCATCACCGGTGAATCGGCGCCCGTCATACGGGAGTCGGGCGGCGACCGCAGCGCGGTGACGGGCGGCACGAAGGTCCTCTCGGACCGCGTCGTCATCAAGATCACGACGAAGCCGGGCGAGACCTTCATCGACCGCATGATCGCGCTCGTGGAGGGCGCCGCGCGGCAGAAGACCCCCAACGAGATCGCCCTCAACATCCTGCTCGCGTCCCTGACCATCGTCTTCCTGCTGGCCGTGGTCACGCTTCAGCCGTTCGCCGTCTACGCGGGCGCCGAGCAGTCGATGATCGTGCTGGCCGCGCTCCTGGTCTGTCTGATCCCGACCACGATCGGCGCGCTCCTTTCGGCGATCGGCATCGCGGGCATGGACCGGCTTGTGCAGCGCAACGTCCTTGCCATGTCCGGCCGCGCGGTCGAAGCGGCGGGCGACGTGTCGACGCTGCTGCTCGACAAGACCGGCACCATCACCCTCGGCAATCGCCAGGCCGCGCGGTTCGTGCCCGTCGAGGGCGCGACCGAAGCCGAACTCGCGGACGCCGCCCAGCTGTCCTCGCTCGCGGACGAGACCCCCGAGGGACGCTCGGTCGTGGTCCTGGCGAAGGAGAGGTACGGTCTGCGCGAACGCCACCAGGGCGAGCTCCAGCACGCCGAGTGGATCGCCTTCACCGCGCAGACGCGCATGTCGGGCGTCGACGTGGACGGCAGGAAGACCCGCAAGGGCGCGGCCGGTTCGGTCATGGCGTGGGTCAAGGAGCGGGGCGGCCACGTCGCCGAGGACGCCGGCCTTCTCGCGGACGCCATCTCCGAGGCGGGCGGCACTCCGCTGCTCGTGGCCGTGGAGGACGCCCGGGGCGCGCGCGTTCTCGGGGTCATCCACCTCAAGGACGTGGTCAAGGAGGGCATGCGCGAACGCTTCGACGAACTGCGCCGCATGGGCATCAGAACCGTCATGATCACCGGCGACAACCCGCTCACCGCCCGCGCCATCGCCGAGGAGGCCGGCGTCGACGACTTCCTCGCCGAGGCCACCCCCGAGGACAAGATGGCCCTCATCAAGCGGGAGCAGGCCGGCGGCAGACTCGTCGCGATGACGGGCGACGGCACCAACGACGCCCCGGCCCTGGCCCAGGCGGACGTCGGCGTGGCGATGAACACCGGCACCTCGGCCGCCAAGGAGGCCGGGAACATGGTGGACCTGGATTCCAACCCCACCAAGCTCATCGAAATCGTGGAGATCGGCAAGCAGTTGCTGATCACCCGGGGCGCGCTCACCACGTTCTCGATCGCCAACGACGTGGCGAAGTACTTCGCGATCATCCCGGCCATGTTCGCCGTGGTCTACCCGGGCCTGGACAAGCTCAACATCATGGGCCTGCACTCCCCCGAGTCGGCGATCCTGTCCGCGGTCATCTTCAACGCGCTGATCATCATCGCCCTCGTACCGCTGGCCCTGCGGGGCGTCCGGTACCAACCGACCAGCGCCGACAGGATGCTCCGCCGCAACCTCTCGATCTATGGAATCGGCGGCCTCGTCGCCCCGTTCGTCGGCATCAAGCTCATCGACATGATCATCACCCTCATCCCCGGAATCGGCTGA
- the kdpA gene encoding potassium-transporting ATPase subunit KdpA, which yields MSPELAGVLQLLALIAALALAYRPLGDYMARVYSSQKHYRAERWLYRAIGANPAAEMRWSAYLRSVLAFSAVSVLFLYLLQRVQGSLPGSLGFVSIDPDQAFNTAASFVSNTNWQSYYGEQAMGHVVQTGGLAVQNFVSAAVGMAVAVALVRGFARSRTGELGNFWADLVRGTVRVLLPMSVIGALVLVACGVIQNFAGIHAVGQFMTGHGPQQWNGGAVASQEVIKELGTNGGGYFNANAAHPFENPTPFTNLFEIFLILVIPFSLTRTFGRMVDSVRQGYAILATMAAIWVVFVGLMMWTEFAHHGPAPQAAGGAMEGKETRFGIGASSLFAVSTTLTSTGAVDSFHSSFTGFGGGITMLGMQLGEIAPGGVGSGLYGMLIMAIIAVFIAGLMVGRTPEYLGKKIGTRQIKLAACYILVTPALVLCFTAAAMALPTPGHSMANSGAHGFSEILYAYSSGANNNGSAFAGLNADTQWFNTTIGLAMLLGRFLPMVFVLALAGSLGEQQPVPATVGTLRTDKPLYTGLLAGTIVIITGLTYFPALALGPLAEGLAS from the coding sequence ATGAGCCCCGAACTCGCTGGTGTGCTCCAGCTCCTCGCGCTGATCGCCGCGCTCGCACTGGCCTATCGCCCGCTCGGCGACTACATGGCCCGGGTCTACTCCTCCCAGAAGCACTACCGGGCGGAGAGGTGGCTCTACCGGGCCATCGGCGCCAACCCGGCGGCCGAGATGCGCTGGTCCGCCTATCTGCGCTCGGTCCTCGCCTTCTCGGCGGTGAGCGTTCTGTTCCTCTATCTGCTCCAGCGGGTGCAGGGCAGCCTGCCGGGCTCGCTCGGCTTCGTGTCGATCGACCCCGACCAGGCGTTCAACACGGCCGCCTCCTTCGTGTCCAACACGAACTGGCAGTCCTACTACGGCGAGCAGGCCATGGGCCACGTCGTACAGACCGGCGGCCTCGCGGTGCAGAACTTCGTCTCGGCGGCCGTGGGCATGGCCGTGGCCGTGGCGCTCGTACGGGGCTTCGCCCGCTCGCGGACCGGCGAGCTCGGCAACTTCTGGGCGGACCTGGTGCGCGGCACCGTCCGCGTTCTGCTGCCGATGTCCGTGATCGGCGCGCTGGTCCTGGTGGCGTGCGGCGTCATCCAGAACTTCGCCGGCATCCACGCGGTGGGCCAGTTCATGACCGGGCACGGACCCCAGCAGTGGAACGGCGGGGCGGTGGCCTCGCAGGAGGTCATCAAGGAGCTGGGCACCAACGGCGGCGGCTACTTCAACGCCAACGCCGCCCATCCCTTCGAGAACCCCACCCCGTTCACGAACCTCTTCGAGATCTTCCTGATCCTCGTCATCCCCTTCTCCCTCACCCGCACCTTCGGCCGCATGGTGGACAGCGTCCGCCAGGGCTACGCGATCCTGGCGACGATGGCCGCGATCTGGGTCGTCTTCGTCGGCCTGATGATGTGGACGGAGTTCGCCCACCACGGCCCGGCCCCGCAGGCGGCGGGCGGCGCGATGGAGGGCAAGGAGACCCGCTTCGGCATCGGCGCCTCCTCCTTGTTCGCCGTGTCCACCACGCTGACCTCCACCGGCGCGGTCGACTCCTTCCACTCCTCCTTCACGGGGTTCGGCGGCGGCATCACCATGCTGGGCATGCAGCTCGGCGAGATCGCGCCGGGCGGTGTCGGCTCCGGGCTCTACGGCATGCTGATCATGGCGATCATCGCGGTGTTCATCGCGGGTCTCATGGTCGGCCGCACCCCCGAGTACCTGGGCAAGAAGATCGGTACGCGGCAGATCAAGCTGGCCGCCTGCTACATCCTGGTGACCCCGGCCCTCGTGCTGTGCTTCACGGCGGCCGCGATGGCGCTGCCCACGCCGGGCCATTCCATGGCGAACTCCGGCGCGCACGGCTTCTCCGAGATCCTCTACGCGTACTCGTCGGGCGCCAACAACAACGGGTCCGCCTTCGCCGGTCTGAACGCGGACACGCAGTGGTTCAACACCACCATCGGCCTCGCGATGCTGCTCGGCCGGTTCCTGCCGATGGTCTTCGTCCTCGCCCTGGCCGGCTCGCTCGGCGAACAGCAGCCGGTCCCCGCCACGGTGGGCACGCTGCGCACCGACAAGCCGCTCTACACCGGCCTGTTGGCCGGCACGATCGTCATCATCACCGGTCTCACCTACTTCCCCGCCCTCGCGCTGGGGCCGCTTGCTGAAGGGCTCGCCTCATGA
- the kdpF gene encoding K(+)-transporting ATPase subunit F has product MSVENIVGLVVAVALLGYLVLALVYPERF; this is encoded by the coding sequence GTGAGCGTCGAGAACATCGTCGGTCTCGTGGTGGCCGTCGCGCTGCTCGGTTACCTCGTCCTCGCCCTCGTGTACCCGGAGAGGTTCTGA
- a CDS encoding potassium-transporting ATPase subunit C has translation MNSSVANTARLIGAGLRALVVLTVLCGVLYPLAVTGIAQAAFSDRANGSEIKDTSGRVVGSSLIGQSYDLPRKNPEDPGEAARPDLRWFQPRPSGGLGANTVNQRYSLLVSGATNKAADSPELVQQIKDAKVAVVKDNTTATFTVRPQDVPADAVTSSASGLDPDISPAYAELQIHRVAERNRLDVGRVARLVAEHTEGRTLGFLGEPRVNVLELNIALRALTKG, from the coding sequence ATGAACAGTTCTGTCGCAAACACCGCACGGCTGATCGGCGCGGGCCTGCGGGCCCTCGTGGTCCTGACGGTCCTGTGCGGGGTGCTCTATCCGCTCGCCGTCACCGGCATCGCGCAGGCCGCGTTCAGCGACCGCGCCAACGGCTCCGAGATCAAGGACACCAGCGGCCGGGTGGTGGGCTCGTCCCTCATCGGGCAGAGCTACGACCTGCCCAGGAAGAACCCCGAGGACCCGGGCGAGGCGGCCAGGCCGGACCTCAGGTGGTTCCAGCCGCGTCCGTCGGGCGGGCTCGGCGCCAACACCGTCAACCAGCGGTACTCGCTGCTCGTCTCCGGCGCCACCAACAAGGCCGCCGACAGCCCCGAGCTCGTCCAGCAGATCAAGGACGCCAAGGTGGCCGTCGTCAAGGACAACACCACGGCCACCTTCACCGTCAGGCCCCAGGACGTGCCGGCCGACGCCGTCACGTCATCCGCCTCGGGCCTCGACCCGGACATCTCCCCCGCGTACGCCGAGCTTCAGATCCACCGCGTCGCCGAGCGCAACCGGCTCGATGTGGGGCGGGTCGCGCGGCTGGTCGCGGAGCACACCGAGGGCCGCACGCTCGGCTTCCTGGGCGAGCCCCGCGTCAACGTGCTCGAACTCAACATCGCGCTCAGGGCGCTGACGAAGGGCTGA
- a CDS encoding ATP-grasp domain-containing protein has protein sequence MRVAVVEHQTVRPFELVRQAVAAGHEVTFVTCDLDLYLKGSAVADTDLRLAARVVTPSSTADPARLVEALAPVAAASGLDAVITVSEQHTLAVAEAGARLGLPHTALDAVRLTRDKFGARRRLAQAGIPQPGYRLAATVQEAVAAARDLRCPVVVKPVDGSASVNVGVAEDLAQAAEYAEKILAVDGYGRSAPAARRVLIEEYMSGPVVSCETLSADGHHLVLGITDRELTALPHQVELGGCFPAPVAEAEQVAAVCRAALDAIGFDLGAAHTELVLTPDGPRIVEINGRLAGGLMPFVFGAALGRSLYADLVDVITTRTLPRLAPTGLVAGIRSLVAERGGRLAAIEPSPLRERPGVVDYEIRRKVGDHVHPPRNNRDRCGSVITLAPTAREARALAHEVAATTRLVITPAAPGQTPSADRSTTSSTVRN, from the coding sequence ATGCGCGTAGCCGTCGTCGAGCACCAGACCGTCCGGCCGTTCGAACTGGTCCGCCAGGCCGTGGCGGCCGGGCACGAGGTCACCTTCGTCACCTGCGACCTCGACCTCTACCTCAAGGGCAGCGCGGTGGCCGACACCGATCTGCGGCTCGCGGCGCGGGTGGTGACCCCGTCGTCCACGGCGGACCCCGCCCGGCTGGTCGAGGCCCTTGCGCCGGTGGCAGCCGCGTCCGGTCTCGACGCGGTGATCACGGTCAGCGAGCAGCACACCCTCGCCGTCGCGGAGGCGGGCGCCCGGCTCGGCCTGCCGCACACGGCGCTCGATGCGGTCCGGCTCACCCGGGACAAGTTCGGCGCCCGGCGCCGGCTCGCGCAGGCCGGCATTCCCCAGCCCGGATACCGGCTGGCCGCCACCGTCCAGGAGGCCGTCGCCGCTGCGCGGGACCTGCGCTGTCCGGTCGTCGTCAAACCCGTCGACGGCTCGGCGTCGGTGAACGTCGGCGTCGCCGAGGACCTGGCCCAGGCCGCCGAGTACGCCGAGAAGATCCTCGCGGTCGACGGATACGGCCGCTCCGCGCCCGCCGCCCGGCGCGTCCTGATCGAGGAGTACATGAGCGGTCCCGTGGTCAGCTGCGAGACCCTGAGCGCCGACGGACACCACCTCGTCCTCGGCATCACCGACCGCGAACTGACCGCTCTGCCCCACCAGGTGGAGCTCGGCGGCTGCTTCCCGGCGCCGGTCGCCGAGGCCGAGCAGGTCGCCGCCGTGTGCCGGGCGGCGCTCGACGCCATCGGATTCGACCTGGGCGCGGCCCACACGGAACTCGTCCTGACCCCCGACGGCCCCCGCATCGTGGAGATCAACGGCCGTCTGGCGGGCGGCCTCATGCCGTTCGTCTTCGGCGCCGCGCTCGGCCGCTCCCTCTACGCCGACCTCGTGGACGTGATCACCACCCGGACCCTGCCGCGCCTCGCGCCGACCGGCCTGGTCGCGGGCATCCGTTCCCTGGTGGCCGAGCGGGGCGGGCGCCTGGCGGCCATCGAGCCGAGCCCGCTGCGCGAGCGGCCCGGCGTGGTCGACTACGAGATCCGGCGCAAGGTCGGCGACCACGTCCACCCGCCGCGCAACAACCGCGACCGGTGCGGATCGGTGATCACCCTGGCGCCCACCGCGCGGGAGGCCAGGGCCCTGGCCCACGAGGTGGCCGCCACCACCCGCCTCGTCATCACCCCGGCGGCCCCCGGCCAGACCCCCTCGGCCGACCGGTCAACGACGTCATCCACCGTACGGAACTGA
- a CDS encoding endonuclease: MRTLLSGHGRTYAAEAGIRLKDAPQPLYRTLVLASLLSARIRASVAVATARALYDAGLRDPRRMARATWQQRVDALGAGGYRRYDERTATQLGDGAELLLGQWGGDLRRLRERADGDADALRALLRETPGLGPTGADIFLREVQDIWSEFAPFLDTKTLQGAERLGLPKDPAALLRLAGDTPRAELAAALVRAALDRKVVEDCLAKAA; encoded by the coding sequence ATGCGGACCCTGCTGAGCGGCCACGGCCGCACGTACGCGGCCGAGGCGGGCATCCGCCTGAAGGACGCCCCGCAGCCCCTGTACCGCACGCTGGTCCTGGCCAGTCTCCTGAGCGCGCGGATCCGGGCCTCCGTCGCCGTGGCGACCGCCCGGGCCCTGTACGACGCGGGCCTGCGCGATCCTCGGCGCATGGCCCGGGCGACCTGGCAGCAGCGCGTGGACGCGCTGGGGGCGGGTGGCTACCGGCGCTACGACGAACGCACCGCCACCCAACTCGGCGACGGCGCAGAGCTGTTGCTCGGCCAGTGGGGCGGCGACCTGCGGCGCCTGCGTGAGCGGGCCGACGGCGACGCGGACGCGCTGCGCGCGCTGCTGCGCGAGACCCCGGGGCTCGGTCCGACCGGCGCCGACATCTTCCTGCGCGAAGTCCAGGACATCTGGTCCGAATTCGCCCCCTTCCTCGACACGAAGACCCTGCAAGGAGCCGAACGGCTCGGGCTGCCGAAGGACCCGGCCGCCCTGCTCCGCCTCGCCGGCGACACCCCGCGCGCCGAACTCGCCGCCGCTCTGGTCCGCGCCGCACTCGACCGCAAGGTGGTGGAGGACTGCCTGGCGAAGGCCGCCTGA
- a CDS encoding MFS transporter, which yields MTQSAGPGERTEPGPPGPPGRLARTVRVLRVSPNFRRYWLGQTASLIGTWMQFTGQIWLVVKVLAPGDGTMLGITAALQSAPIVLTLFGGSLADGRDKRKLLMVTQASSGLLALVLGLATLTGHVGLPLVWCCAAGLGLVNAADAPARQAIVPELVDEDDVANAIALNSASYQAMRAVGVALAPLSVAWWGLSAPFLFNAASFGCVVLALATLDRDRMRPVVRKSKGRPRVREGLAAIAADRGLLAPIAALTLVAVFALNFNVTLPFLATDSIGGGLGLVGSLYMVSSIGAVVAALGIAGSSRPGDRLVIGSTVTLAVTMTALAFSRSPWLACAVMLPLGASIAATTATINTLLQRRCEPEVRGRVMAVYGLIMQGSSLIGGPLTGALSDPSRWGAPGGLLIGAAATLTAAGVLAGLARGRKGRGS from the coding sequence ATGACCCAGTCCGCCGGACCCGGCGAGCGGACCGAACCAGGCCCGCCCGGGCCCCCGGGCCGGCTGGCGCGGACCGTGCGGGTGCTGCGGGTCTCGCCCAACTTCCGGCGCTACTGGCTGGGCCAGACGGCCTCCCTGATCGGCACCTGGATGCAGTTCACCGGCCAGATCTGGCTGGTGGTCAAGGTGTTGGCGCCCGGCGACGGAACCATGCTCGGCATCACCGCGGCCCTTCAGTCCGCGCCGATCGTGCTCACCCTGTTCGGCGGCTCGCTCGCCGACGGCCGCGACAAGCGCAAGCTGCTCATGGTGACCCAGGCGTCCTCCGGGCTGCTCGCCCTCGTCCTTGGCCTCGCCACCCTGACCGGGCACGTCGGCCTGCCGCTCGTGTGGTGCTGCGCGGCCGGGCTCGGCCTTGTCAACGCGGCGGACGCGCCGGCCCGGCAGGCGATCGTGCCCGAACTGGTCGACGAGGACGACGTGGCGAACGCGATCGCCCTCAACAGCGCCAGCTACCAGGCGATGCGCGCGGTGGGCGTCGCGCTGGCCCCCTTGAGCGTCGCCTGGTGGGGGCTTTCGGCGCCGTTCCTCTTCAACGCCGCCTCCTTCGGCTGCGTGGTGCTCGCGCTCGCCACCCTGGACCGCGACCGCATGCGGCCGGTCGTCCGCAAGAGCAAGGGCCGCCCCCGGGTGCGCGAGGGCCTGGCCGCGATCGCTGCCGACCGGGGCCTGCTCGCGCCCATAGCGGCGCTGACCCTGGTCGCCGTCTTCGCCCTCAACTTCAATGTGACGCTGCCGTTCCTGGCCACCGACTCCATCGGCGGCGGGCTCGGCCTGGTCGGCTCGCTGTACATGGTCAGCTCGATCGGCGCCGTGGTGGCCGCCCTTGGCATCGCGGGCTCCTCCCGGCCCGGCGACCGCCTGGTGATCGGCTCCACCGTGACGCTGGCCGTGACGATGACCGCGCTCGCCTTCTCCCGTTCCCCCTGGCTGGCCTGCGCGGTGATGCTGCCGCTCGGCGCCTCGATCGCGGCGACCACGGCCACGATCAACACCCTGCTCCAGCGGCGTTGCGAGCCCGAGGTGCGGGGCCGGGTGATGGCGGTGTACGGCCTGATCATGCAGGGTTCGTCCCTCATCGGGGGCCCGTTGACCGGCGCCCTGTCCGATCCCTCCCGCTGGGGCGCCCCGGGCGGCCTCCTGATCGGCGCGGCCGCGACCCTGACGGCGGCCGGGGTGCTGGCCGGGCTCGCGCGGGGACGGAAGGGGCGGGGGAGTTGA
- a CDS encoding NAD(P)H-dependent oxidoreductase codes for MKAICVAGSPNHMAWSRRLLREVTDGLAERGWDTDVLDLRDLKLPLLDVQSYQSLDPYPDPVVQDWRTRVAAADAVVLSTPVHHASYSGLLKCALDFLVADAFAGRAVGLLSNGGAARGATLGCEHLRSVVKALGGWPVPTQVATCAQDFDAETRTLSNRALIRRCGALCDELTQFTRAMRTPRTDA; via the coding sequence GTGAAGGCGATCTGCGTCGCCGGCAGCCCCAACCACATGGCGTGGAGCCGCCGGCTGCTGAGGGAGGTGACGGACGGGCTGGCCGAGCGGGGCTGGGACACCGACGTGCTCGACCTGCGCGACCTCAAACTGCCGCTGCTCGACGTACAGAGCTACCAGTCCCTGGACCCCTACCCCGACCCGGTGGTCCAGGACTGGCGCACCCGCGTCGCGGCGGCCGACGCGGTCGTCCTTTCGACCCCCGTCCACCACGCCAGCTACTCCGGCCTGCTCAAATGCGCCCTCGATTTCCTGGTGGCCGACGCCTTCGCGGGCCGGGCGGTCGGGCTGCTCTCCAACGGCGGGGCTGCCCGGGGCGCCACGCTCGGCTGCGAACACCTCAGGTCGGTGGTGAAGGCGCTCGGCGGCTGGCCCGTGCCCACCCAGGTCGCCACCTGCGCCCAGGACTTCGACGCCGAGACACGCACGCTCAGCAACCGGGCCCTGATCCGCAGATGCGGCGCGCTCTGCGACGAACTGACCCAGTTCACGCGCGCCATGCGCACGCCGCGGACCGACGCATGA
- a CDS encoding transglycosylase SLT domain-containing protein, whose translation MSRISARGFAVASATAVTTVGAVVGVAAGGPAAASSDAEATAAGTTLLADLPAGQQAQVGSVSLARQAEVQSAQADAAAKKSAQEAARLKAAQDAKAKKDAADKAKADKEKADKEKADKADKDAQDAKDRDLETQAASRASSRTTFQVKSSYSVSDVQAIARQIVPAGQFQCFSSIVNNESSWNYTATNGSAYGLVQALPGSKMSSAGSDWQTNPATQIKWGLNYMNQRYGSPCGAWTYWQSHQSY comes from the coding sequence GTGAGCCGGATATCGGCCCGAGGATTCGCGGTGGCGTCCGCCACCGCCGTCACCACCGTTGGCGCGGTCGTGGGTGTCGCCGCGGGCGGCCCCGCGGCCGCTTCGAGCGACGCGGAGGCGACTGCCGCCGGCACGACGCTGCTGGCCGACCTCCCCGCCGGCCAGCAGGCCCAGGTGGGGTCGGTGTCCCTGGCCCGCCAGGCGGAGGTCCAGTCGGCGCAGGCCGACGCCGCGGCGAAGAAGTCGGCCCAGGAGGCCGCCCGCCTCAAGGCCGCCCAGGACGCCAAGGCCAAGAAGGACGCCGCCGACAAGGCCAAGGCCGACAAGGAGAAGGCCGACAAGGAGAAGGCGGACAAGGCGGACAAGGACGCCCAGGACGCCAAGGACCGCGACCTGGAGACCCAGGCCGCCAGCCGCGCGTCGAGCCGCACCACCTTCCAGGTCAAGAGCTCCTACTCGGTCTCCGACGTCCAGGCGATCGCCCGCCAGATCGTCCCCGCGGGCCAGTTCCAGTGCTTCAGCTCCATCGTGAACAACGAGTCGAGCTGGAACTACACCGCCACCAACGGCTCGGCCTACGGCCTGGTCCAGGCGCTGCCGGGTTCCAAGATGAGCTCGGCGGGCTCCGACTGGCAGACCAACCCGGCCACCCAGATCAAGTGGGGCCTCAACTACATGAACCAGCGCTACGGCAGCCCGTGCGGCGCCTGGACGTACTGGCAGTCCCACCAGTCGTACTAG
- the epsC gene encoding serine O-acetyltransferase EpsC: protein MRSLVEDLRVVRERDAAVRSWGEALLAPHLPALWLHRVAHRIHRRGHRFTARLLTLAGRVVSGGVDIHPGARIGRRLFIDHGFAVVIGEQAVIGDDVTLYQQVTIGAVGWRRDKRRAPGERRHPVIGDRVVIGVSASVLGPVEVGDDCVIGAHALVLSDVPPKSRVKAPGSRVSAREPALPWERSSGCA from the coding sequence ATGAGGTCGCTCGTGGAGGACCTGCGCGTGGTCAGGGAGCGGGACGCGGCCGTCCGGTCGTGGGGCGAGGCGCTGCTCGCGCCCCACCTGCCCGCCCTCTGGCTGCACCGCGTCGCGCACCGGATCCATCGGCGCGGGCACCGCTTCACGGCCCGGCTGCTGACCCTGGCGGGCCGGGTCGTCTCCGGCGGCGTGGACATCCACCCCGGCGCCCGGATCGGACGGCGCCTGTTCATCGATCACGGCTTCGCCGTCGTCATCGGTGAACAGGCCGTGATCGGGGACGATGTGACGCTCTATCAGCAGGTCACCATCGGCGCCGTCGGCTGGCGGCGGGACAAGCGCAGGGCGCCGGGCGAGCGGCGCCATCCCGTCATCGGTGACCGCGTGGTCATCGGTGTCAGCGCCTCCGTGCTCGGCCCGGTGGAGGTGGGTGACGACTGTGTGATCGGCGCCCACGCCCTCGTCCTGAGCGACGTCCCGCCCAAGAGCCGCGTCAAGGCGCCCGGTTCGCGGGTGAGCGCACGCGAACCCGCACTGCCCTGGGAGAGGAGTTCCGGATGCGCGTAG